In the Desulfobacterales bacterium genome, CTTCCCGGTCGATGTCGGCAATGACGACCCCGGCGCCTTTTTTAAGGAGGTAGCGCGCGATGCCCTTTCCGATCCCCTGGGCGCCGCCGGTTATGATGACGATTTGCTGGTTTAAATCTGCCATAACCCAGCCTCTTCAATAAATGTATTCTTTTGATAAATACATATTTTCATAAATACGTTAACATTCCAAAATCCCTCTCGGCCTCCCTTTACAAAAGGGAGGGGCAAAAATTCCCCCTTTTTATATAAGGGGGATTTTTCAAGAATGTGTTTTTAAATTCAGATTGAAGAATACGCGAACGAATTTTCAAAAAACCAGACTAAGTCAGGGCTCCACCGTGCTGAGTGCTTCGAAAAAGCGGTTGCTCATGTTGTAATAGGAGATAATCTGAACCAGGCTTAAAATATCCTTGTCGCTCAATCCCGCATTCCGGAGGGCGTCCATGTCGGCGCGGCTGCAGCTGTCCGGGCAGCGCGTGACTTTGACCGCGAATTCGGCGATCTGTCGTTCGCGCGGGCTCAGGTCTGCTTTGGTAAAGTCGATGCTTACCTGTTTTGCCAGTTTGGGATCTTTTGCCACTCGACCGAGGGCTGCCAGATGGCTGGCTGTTCAGTGCACTCAGCCGTTAAACGAGGCAACCACCAGCGCGGCAATTTCCTTTTCCCGCAGGGTCAGCCCATTGGCGCTTTCATGAATCATGTGACTGAGCTTGTAGATCAACCCGGCGATGTCCGGCGTCAGGCTGTGGAGGTGAACCGTATCGGGGGGAAGGCCCGTGGATATGTTCCGGGTCTGGCGATACAGCTCACGAACCGCTTCGTTGGGCGTGTCAATCGGTTCAGTTTCAATCCAGGGTGTCCAGGTCATGGGTGTGGTCTCCTTTCATTGGGGTAGCCTGCCGTTATTCCCGCCTCCGGTCTTGCATGCTGATTTCCTGTAAACATGGATCGGCCGCTGCCGCGAACGGCAACTGGGAATCAGGTTTTAGCCTTTTCCTTTTTCCAGGGTTTGAAGATTGAGATGAACACCGTGATCATCAGAACCAAACACTGGAGTCCCCCGAAAAAGAGGTTCATTTTCAGATCCCAAACCATTCTTTAAGCCGATGGGCGCCTTGGGTCGGATCTGCGTCGACAGGCTTTAGATAAAAGGCCGCAAGGCGGATGGAGATGGTTTCCCCGTTTCCCCAGGGCCACCAGGCGCAAAAGGCAAGCGCATCCTGGCCTGGATCCGAGGTGAACAGAAGCTGTCCGGGCATGATGCCGCCGAATCTGCTGATAATCGTCTGCACGGCTTCAGGCGCTTTGTCAATATTAGAACTGTCCCATATCCTGTCAAGACGGCTCACCAAGGGGTTATGAATGCGCTCCTTGTTGTCGACATTAAACTCGGCCAGAACGGTTTGGAAGCGATCATCCCATTTCCACGCCAATACCCCCTTGAACGCGTTCGATATCTCTCTGCAGACATTCTCAGGTCCTGATAAATTAAGATTGTTCATTATCTCCGTATCCTGTTCTAAATTTAACCGTTATGCAATAGTTTCGTCCCAACCGTTTTGATAGGTGCGTTTGGGGGATCTTTTGTCAGAAAAACCGTTTTCGGACCAAAACACTTTATGAACGATATGAGCATCTAAATCAACAAATTTTCATTAATCCTGAACCCGTTCAAACACTAATGAGGTTGCAGCCAGTGACCGATGGCGTTGGCGTAATAATTTAAAATAGCCCCTTCTTCGGGCGTCGCCTTGAACTTTCCGTCGGATTCCGCAACAATGCCGCGAAGCATCAGTAGATCCACCGCGTCGGCAATGGCATGGGCGCGGGTGCTGCGCGGTGTTTCAAGAATGGGCGCGCCGCTTTCCTGGAGTTTGGCTATTAATTGATTGCAGCGACTTTCAACGTCCATGATATCGATGGCAGTATCCCCGGCATCCAGAAAAACCCTGCACACCAGTGAAACCGGCAGTACCGGTACGACGTCGGCAATCGTGCGCATGAGCCGGCGGCACAGTTTTTCGATTTCCGGAAATCGTTCGATCCGCGGCAGGCGGCTGAAGTCCACTTTCTGTTCGCGGCAATAGGTTTTGACCGACAGCGGGGTTCCGAAATTGACACAGGCAAAACCGTAGCGGCGCCAGCGGCTGAGCATCATCTGAAAGAGACTGCGCAGGATGAAGCTGCCGGTGGTCCGGAATACGAACCACAGGCTGCGTTTTTCGGCCGAGGGGTCCAGGGCGCGCAGCAGGCTGCGGTCTTCGATAGTCCGGTCATAGTTAATTCCCACCGGGATGAAGACGATGTCACGGTCGCTGTCGGGTTCATACTAGCGGAGCATGTAGTCAATCAGTCCCAGTTTAGGCGGCCGCAATTTGCCGTCGCGGCTCAGACCGCCCTCTATAAAGACGGCCTGGCAGACACCTTCCTGGGTGGCCATGTGAATATAGCGTTCCAGAGCCCGCCGGTACAAGGGGTTGCCTGAATCCCGCCGGACAAAAAAAGCCCCCATGAACCGGATCAGCATATGCAGTGGCCAGATTTTGGCCCATTCCCCCACGGCATAGGAAAGCGTCGTTCGTTCCGCCGCCAGGAAAGCCACCAGGATATAATCCATGTTGGAGCGGTGATTCATGACAAAGACGACGGTGGACTTCGGATCGATCGTACGGTACTGCTCATCATTGAGAAGCCCCACCCGTACGCGGTAGAGAAGCCGCGCTATTTTTTTGGCGATCCAGTATCCGGTCCGGAAATAGAAAAAGGCGTTAAAGGAGGGTACGATTTCCCGGGCGTAGGCCAGAACCTTGTTCTGGACGATTTCCAGGGCATGTCGTGCTCTCGTGCGTAGCTCTGGATCGCTTCGATAACCTTGGGATCATACGCCAGGCGGTCGACCAGGACCTGCCGTTTGGTCAGTTGGAAGGGCCGGATTTCGATATCCAGACGGGTGCCGATTTCCTCGATGACCCGGTTGATGCGCCGGCGCAAAAACCAGCGGCTGCTGGGGATCAATACCCGGTCGAGCACGGCGATGGCGGCTATGATCACCAGCAGGAGAAAAAGCCAGGTGGAAATTGTTATTTGTCCGGCCATTTTGTTCAGTTTTCTTCAGGCAGGCGTATAGCCAAAACCGGTTTTCGCGAATGTCGCAGAACTTGTCGAACCGTGCCGCCGATCATGGCTTCGACAATTCCGCCGATACCGTGGGTCCCAATGACGATAAGATCGCAGTCTCTTTCTTCGGCGGCACGCAGAATTTGTTCGGCCGGGTTGCCTTCGCTGATGAGGATTTCGTCGGTTGCCACGTCGGGAAGACGCTTGTCCGTCCTGATGTCAGTACAGAACTTGTCGAGGATTTCCTTGATGATTACGTGTTCCCTGCGCTTTCCGATCAGTGCTTCCCGGGCGTTATCGTGGTGCCTCTTTTTGATCTCTTCATACTTGTCGGCGCCGATGAGGTTTTCGACAAATCCGGGGGCATCGTGAAGCACATGCACCATCGTAATGGAAGCGCTGTAGTGGTCGGCCAAGCTAACCGCGTAGGCATATGCATAGCGCGCACTTTCCGACAGATCTGTGGCGTATAGAATTTTTTTGATTTCCACTTTTGGCAGCAACATATACCCCCCTTGGCATGATGATTGTCCGGTGAAAATGGGCAGACTGAATGTCCAGCCACTATCAACTCGAAAAAATTGAAGACACCCTGTGTAATTCTCATAGAACAACTTATCGGTATAAGTCAAACGGGATTGGGTTTTAACGTTCAACGCCGAACGTCTCTCCGATTCTGGTGCAAATTCCGACAGCCAACGCAAATATGATATCAGTCGAAAGATGTTCGGTAATGGTTCGGTCGTAAAGAATTTTTGCTTCCGGCGGGAAATCGTCATCGCCTGCCCAATACAGGACAGATACAGGAATGCGGGGTGTAATTTCGAATCTGTAGGCAGCATCCGCCATATCCATTGGTAAACCATGAAGCTGCTCACATTTGTTTCGAAACGCTTCAACGTTATTGTTAAATTGTCTGCAAATCAAACGGGTGGGTATTTCGTGCGGGCCACGGAAAAAAGTAGCGCCGCCGGGGATATCTTTTTCTGAAATCCATTCTCCGCTTATTTCAATATCTTTGGATTTAAGGAGATAATAGATAATGAAAAGATGAAACAAATCATGGGGGCTTTGAACATTTTCGGCAATACGATATATTCTGGATTCATGAGCGGATATCGCGTATTCGTCGCCCCATACCGACAAGGTGTAAAACTTTTTTTCCACTTCGTAGCTACACGATACCCGCCTGCAAACATTCTTCG is a window encoding:
- a CDS encoding carboxymuconolactone decarboxylase family protein, with amino-acid sequence MAALGRVAKDPKLAKQVSIDFTKADLSPRERQIAEFAVKVTRCPDSCSRADMDALRNAGLSDKDILSLVQIISYYNMSNRFFEALSTVEP
- a CDS encoding 1-acyl-sn-glycerol-3-phosphate acyltransferase, with the translated sequence MGLLNDEQYRTIDPKSTVVFVMNHRSNMDYILVAFLAAERTTLSYAVGEWAKIWPLHMLIRFMGAFFVRRDSGNPLYRRALERYIHMATQEGVCQAVFIEGGLSRDGKLRPPKLGLIDYMLR
- a CDS encoding universal stress protein, whose protein sequence is MLLPKVEIKKILYATDLSESARYAYAYAVSLADHYSASITMVHVLHDAPGFVENLIGADKYEEIKKRHHDNAREALIGKRREHVIIKEILDKFCTDIRTDKRLPDVATDEILISEGNPAEQILRAAEERDCDLIVIGTHGIGGIVEAMIGGTVRQVLRHSRKPVLAIRLPEEN
- a CDS encoding DUF3786 domain-containing protein; the encoded protein is MEKKFYTLSVWGDEYAISAHESRIYRIAENVQSPHDLFHLFIIYYLLKSKDIEISGEWISEKDIPGGATFFRGPHEIPTRLICRQFNNNVEAFRNKCEQLHGLPMDMADAAYRFEITPRIPVSVLYWAGDDDFPPEAKILYDRTITEHLSTDIIFALAVGICTRIGETFGVER